The genomic window GATCCGCGTGAAGGCGGACGTTTAGAAGGCCTCTTCGTATGAGGCCTCCTGCCCGAACGATTCCTGCACACCAACCCTAATTATGACGACCCCTTCGCCCCCGTATCGCTTCCTGATCTCTGCCTTCAACTCCCCGCAGATATACCGGGCCAACAGTTCTGCGGTGGCGTTGTGGATCGGTAGCAGCAGCACATCTTCCGCCGGAAAGCCGTACTGCTTTTTGCCATAGATCGCTTCGACCATCGCACCGCCCTGCTTGATTCTCAAATCCTCATTTTCGGTCGGCAGCAGCACTCGGTGGTCCAGATGCTCGCAGATCTGTTTCAGGAGCGGCTTGACGGCGAGGAAATCCATGACGTAGTCACTCGGCTGAAGCGACCCTTCCAGTTCCACCCAGGCCCTATAGTTATGACCGTGAAGCGACTCACACTGACCATTGCCGAAGAGCACAAAGTGGGCTGAGCTGAACTTGAGATTCTCGTGGTTCACCCTGATACGAAACGCAGCCATCATACCTCCTCATATGGCGCTCTTGTGTAGCTGGCTGGAAGCTATCGCACCGGCGCGCCGGATGTCAAGCCGGATTTACCGTCTATTTCGAAACAACCGCTAGACAGAAAATAGGGCAAGTGGTAAAATTCCGTTCACGCAAAATCGGAAATCGGTGGTGGTACGACTATCGCCGCAAAAATAAACGGGCAGTGGCGCCTTTAGCTGTGAAGTGACAGCGAGATCATGATCGACCAGCCCAAACCCGGAACATAATTCCGTTGTCAATACAATCCACGTGAAAGGAGATGATGCAGATGGCTAAGACCACCCCGCTCCTGCTCGGTATCGGCGGAGATAGTGGGACCGGGAAGTCTACGTTTGTTGGCGGTATCTATAAAATTTTTGGTCCTGAGAAGATTACCAACATCAATCTTGATGATTACCACACGTTCGACCGTACGCAACGCAAGATCTACGGGCTGACCGCCCTTCATCCGGCGGCCAACAACATGGCCTTAATGGGCAAGCACGCCTGGCAGCTCAAAAACGCCGAGAAGATCATCAAGCCGGTGTATGATCATTCGACCGGCTGTTTCGCGGAACCTGAAGAGGTCGAGCCAAACCAGATTGTCATCATCGGCGGTCTGTTCCCGTTTTTTACCCAGGAACTGAGGAATGTCTTCGACCTGAAGGTGTATCTGGACCCGGATGAGGAACTGAAACGGGCCTGGAAGATTCATCGGGATGCCGGAAGGCGAGGCTACAGCATTGAGCAGGTCATGAAGGAGATCGAGGCCCGGCAGGAGGATATCAGGAAGCACATCGAACCCCAGAAGGAATATGCCGACATTATCATCCGATTCTACCCTCCCAACGGCACCTGGAGCCCGCAGGATGATGCCCACTTGAACGTCCGCCTCTTCCTCAGTCGAACCCTGCCGAAGACCGGCCTGGATGAACTGCTGCAAGAGGCGATGGGCCGGAAGACCCGGAGGGCCGTTCGGCTGGTGGATGAGGACTATTATGGTCAACCCTTCCACACCCTGGAAATCGACGGCTCCATCTCTCCCCAAACGGCGGCGGGACTGGAGCAAAGGATCTGGGCCCATCTCCTCGCCCCGATGAAAGTAATTCAGGATCTGGCGCCGGACAAGCTCGGCAGTTTTGCCGCAGGCGAAGCCTCCGGTCACAGCGATGCCCTGGCCCTTGTACAACTTATATCGATTTATTACCTGCTCCAAGCCAGAGAGGCGCGGCAGCAGGCCCCGCAGGAAGGGCTTGCAGGGGTCGCCGAGGGATAACCGATGGTAAGGATCGCGATCAACGGCTTCGGACGAATCGGCCGGCTGGCGTTTCGAGCGGCGTGGGAGCAGAAGAGGGCGCTTGATATAGTGGCCATCAACGATCCGGCCGGCGCCCGCACCGACGCCTTGTTGCTGGAATTCGACTCGAACTACGGGCCTTTTCCCGCAAAGGTCGAGAGCGACGAAGGCAGCATGCGGGTCGACGGGAAGCGGATTACGGTCTTCCGGGAGCGTGATTGGACCAGGCTCAACTGGTCGGATGTGGGCGCCGACATTGTGCTGGAGTGCAGCGGTCGGGGGACCGCCCGCCCGGAGGCCGAAAAGCATCTTGTGGCGGGAGCCAAACGGGTGCTGATCTCCGCCCCAGGGAAGGACGAGGATCTGACGATCGTGCTGGGGGTCAATGAGGAACGATACGATCCGGGGCAACACCGGATCATCTCTAACGGGTCGTGCACAACCAACTGCCTCGCGCCGGTCGCAAAGGTGCTCCTCGATGCGTTCGGAATCCAATGGGGGTTCATGAGTACGGTGCATAGCTACACCAATTCGCAGGCGATTCACGATCGCGGGGCGGAAGACGTGAGGGAGTCAAGGGCCGCTGCGCTCAATATCATTCCGACCGATACCGGCGCTGCGCGAGCCCTTGTCAAGGTGATTCCGGAGCTGGCCGGTCGGTTCAACGGGATGGCCTACCGGGTACCGACGCCCACGGTGTCCGTGATCGATTTAGTCGCGGAGCTTGGTTGTGATGTCACCCCTGAGACGGTGAATGCCGCATTCCGAACCGCGACTACAGGACGGCTCCGCGGGATTCTGGAGGTGTGTGACCGACCCCTGGTCTCGATGGACTTCAAGGGCGATCCTCATTCCTCCATCGTAGACGCCCTCATGACGTTGGTCCTGAAGGACCGGATTGTGAAGGTTGTAGCCTGGTATGATAACGAGTGGGGGTATTCGTGTCGGATGGCCGATCTGGCTGCGTACGTAGCTGCTCAAGACCTCAAACGTGATCAGCAACGGCTCTGGGGCGTCGCAAAGGGCACAAAGCCATCATAAATAGTGAAACCGGGCAAGAGGTTATACCGGCGCATACGGTCGCCCAGGCAGATTGTGACAGGGGGGGATCAGTGAAAAACGTTCAGGAATCGCTTGACCAGTTGTGTATCAATACCATCCGAACGCTGGCAATGGATGGGGTTCAAAAGGCGAACTCTGGGCATCCGGGGCTGCCGATGGGGGCAGCTGCCATGGCATACACGCTCTGGACGCGTGCGCTCAGGCACAATCCGACTCATCCGTCGTGGCCGAACCGTGATCGGTTTATCCTGTCACCCGGCCATGGGTGTATGTTGCTGTATTGTCTTCTTCACCTGACCGGCTATGGCCTCTCCCTCGATGAACTCAAGCAGTTCCGACAGTGGGGTAGCCGAACTCCTGGCCATTCGGAACATGGCGTGACACCAGGTGTGGAGACGACGACGGGCCCCCTCGGCCAGGGTTTCGGCAACGGCGTCGGAATGGCGATCGCGGAGCGATTTCTGGCTCACCACTTTAACCGGCCGGGATACCCGATTGTTGACCACTATGTGTACGCCATTGTGAGCGACGGCGACCTCATGGAAGGGATCACCTCCGAGGCAGCCTCGCTTGCCGGGCATCTTGGCCTGGGCAAGCTCATCTACCTGTACGACGATAATCGGATCACCATCGACGGCAGCACCGATATGGCCTTCACCGAGAACGTAGGACAACGCTTTGAGGCTTATGGATGGCATGTCCAGCGGGTGGATGGAAACGATGTCAAGATGATCGATGTCGCGCTGAGCGCGGCACAGGCCGCGCATGACCGCCCGTCACTTATTATCGCCAGGACCCACATCGCCTACGGCAGCCCGAATAAGCAGGATACGGCAGAGGCGCACGGGTCGCCTCTGGGAGACGAGGAGATACGACTGACCAAGGAGGCGTTGGGCTGGCCGTTGGAACCCACGTTTTATATCCCTGATGAGGCGCTGGCCCACTTTCGAGAAGCCCTGCAGCGGGGTCGTACCTGGGAAGCGGAGTGGCAAACCGGATTCGATGCCTATGCGGCGGCGTATCCCGAACTTGCGGAAGAGTGGAACAGGGTGATGAGTGGACAACTGCCGGAGGGCTGGGTCGAAAAGATTCCAATCTTTACCCCTGCCGGTGGGAGCCTGGCTACCCGTGAGGCCTCAGGTAAGGTGCTCAATGCGATCGCCCCATCCCTGCCGACTCTCATCGGCGGCTCGGCCGACTTGACCCCATCGAACAACACCTATCTGAAAGGAGACGGCGACTTCCAGCGGTCAAGCCCCGGAGGCCGGAACCTTCACTTTGGTGTTCGAGAGCATGCGATGGGTTCGATCCTTAACGGCATGGCGCTGCACCAGGGGGTAATCCCATATGCTGGGACATTCCTCGTTTTTTCCGACTACATGCGCCCCGCCATCCGGGTCGCTGCACTGTCGCATATCCATGTGATCTATGTCTTTACCCATGACAGTATCGGCTTGGGCGAAGATGGTCCCACCCACCAGCCGATTGAACATTTGTCTTCTCTTCGGGCCATACCCAACCTCACTGTCATCCGCCCTGCCGACGCGACAGAAACGGCGGTCGCCTGGCGCGCCGCCCTGGAACACCGTAGCGGGCCCGTGGCGCTGGCCCTTACCAGACAGAAGCTCCCGATTCTCGACCGGACGAAATTTCCGTCCGCCGAACTGCTTCTGAAGGGAGGGTATATCCTGACTGATGCCGACCAGGGGCATCCGCGCGTGATCCTCATAGCCACCGGGTCGGAGGTGCATCTCGCCCTTGAGGCGTGGGGACGACTGGCCGATGAAGGCATCCCCGCTCGCGTCGTCAGTATGCCGAGCTGGGAACTGTTTGACCGGCAGCCTGAGGTGTATCGCAACGAGGTGCTTCCCCCGGCAGTGACTGCTCGCCTTGCTATTGAGACCGGTACGCCGCACGGTTGGCACCGCTACGTGGGCCTGCTCGGAGGAGTAATCGGCATGACACGATTCGGGGCCTCAGCTCCGTATCAAGTCCTTATGCAGCAATTCGGCTATACGGCTGAGCATGTCGTGTCCCGAGCTATGGAGCTCCTGGCATAAACCTCACCGGAGCGGCAACGATAAAAACAGGGTGTAGAGTTTAGGATATAGGGAGGGAAACCACATTATGGCCGAGCTAATGGATCGAAACCTGGCTCTCGAGCTCAGCAGGGTTACTGAGGCTGCTGCTTTGGCGGCGGCTCGCCTGATGGGCAGACGCGACCGCGATGGCGCCGATCAGGCCGCCGTTGACGCGATGCGCTATGCCCTGAGCGCGTTGGACATTGACGGCACGGTAGTCATTGGGGAGGGGCAAAAAGGACCGGTCCCTATACTGCAGGTGGGAGAGCGGGTCGGCACAGGCTCCGCCCCGACTCTTGATGTTGCGGTAGATCCGATTGACGGCGTCACGCTCCTCGCCAATGGCCGACCCGGCGCAATCTCTGTTGCGGCGCTTGCTGATCGGCATACACTGTTTTCCACCCAGCTTGCCTACATGGATAAGATTGTTGTCGGGCCTCAGGCCGCAGGTGCGATCAACATTAACGCGCCCGTCAAAGAGAACCTGCAACGGATCGCTCAGGCTGAGGGCCGGGAGGTTGATGACCTCACGGTGGTCATGCTCGATCGGCCACGCCACGAGCGCCTCATCAAAGAGGTGAAAGAGGCCGGAGCCAGGATCAAACTGATCAGTGAGGGGGACGTTGCGCCCGGGGTGATGGCGGCAATGGAGGAGGACACCGGTATCGATGTCCTTATGGGAATCGGAGGCTCGCCGGAGGCGGTGCTCATTGCCTGCGCGTTGAAGTGTTTAGGTGGTCAGATGCAATGCAGGTTCTGGCCGAGGGATGAACAAGAACGGCGGATCCTCGAGGCGGAGGGTCACGATTTAGATCGCATTTTAACCGTAGATGACCTCTGCAAGGGGAGCAATGTATTTGTGGCCGTCACCGGCATCACTGATGGTGAATTACTTCGAGGGGTTCGCTATACGGGAGGATACGCACGTACAACCTCGCTGATGATGCGCTCCGTTTCCGGGGGAGTGCGATGGATGGAGGCGCGGCATGATCTGAAGCGCCTGAAGGAGATTGCCGGAACCCGTTACGAAGGCGTAAAGCACCGGCAGATACACCATTAAGAGGAGGCAACCGAAGAGCGGTCTTCGACTCTCTTTCACGCAAGCAAAGAAAACAACACACGCCTCAGCGGCCTATCGCTGGGGCGTTTTCCTTTTGTGGGGAATCACTCTCAGAGGGGCGTACGCTCGATCATCGATTCGATACCAGCCTCACAATTCACTTGCCCAACGTGAGGTTACATCCTACATTTCGAATAAGAGGAGTGGGTATAAACATTGCGTAGAAAGTCTCGCCTATCATTGCGAGGCGAAGCTGAAGCAATCTGACCCGAAGGGTCATTCCGAGTAACGCGAGGAATCGCACCGGGATTGCTTCGCCTGCGGCTCGCAACGACACTGCGTGTCGGATTGCCGCGTTCCCGCTAGTCGCTCGCAATGACGGAGGCGGATGGACATTCGTACTCATGGACGCACTGGCGGCGCACGAGGTATTGGTTTAGCAAGGGGGAGATCATGTTAAAAGCTAAAGAGTGCCCAGTCATTTCGGATGAGGAAGTGGTCAAACGCCTGGAGCAAGAGCTGCCAGGGTGGTACCTGGAGGGGCGATGGATCAGAAGAAAGTTCAATACCGACGGGTGGCCGACCACACTCATGTTGGTCAATACGATTGCCTACTTGGCTGAGGCCGCCTGGCATCATCCCGACCTGGAGGTCACCTGGGGTAAGGTTTGGGTCAAGCTGAGGACCCATGCCGCCGGGGGGATCACCGAGAAGGACTTCACCCTTGCCAAGCAGATCGAACAGTCCGTACTCTGGCGACCAGGCGAAAGCTCTCCCCTTGACGGCACACCAAACAAATGGGTTCGCGGTGGCAGCAAAGAGTAGGGCTCAAAAGAAATAGGAGGCGCCCAACACATAAACGGTCGAGTTGATGCCGATATTAGGAGTCTCCCGGTGAGCGTTTGAGATGTGGAACAATCGTACCTCTCCGGTAACAGCTAGATGATCGGTGACGAAGTAGTGGAGGCCGGTGCCGGCCTGCAGCGTGAAATTAAAATGGGTTTGAAGGGTCCTGGGTTGACTAATTTCGAGATTCCAATGCAAGAGCCCGATCCCAAGACTGAAGAACGGAACGAAGCGGGTGCCGGTCACGAAGTTGTACCGGCCGAGGATGCTGATCCCTTCACCGAAGGTTTTCTTGGGGGTGGCGGTGATGAGGAAGGTAGGTTCGAGGATGGCCTCCAG from Candidatus Methylomirabilota bacterium includes these protein-coding regions:
- the gap gene encoding type I glyceraldehyde-3-phosphate dehydrogenase, with product MVRIAINGFGRIGRLAFRAAWEQKRALDIVAINDPAGARTDALLLEFDSNYGPFPAKVESDEGSMRVDGKRITVFRERDWTRLNWSDVGADIVLECSGRGTARPEAEKHLVAGAKRVLISAPGKDEDLTIVLGVNEERYDPGQHRIISNGSCTTNCLAPVAKVLLDAFGIQWGFMSTVHSYTNSQAIHDRGAEDVRESRAAALNIIPTDTGAARALVKVIPELAGRFNGMAYRVPTPTVSVIDLVAELGCDVTPETVNAAFRTATTGRLRGILEVCDRPLVSMDFKGDPHSSIVDALMTLVLKDRIVKVVAWYDNEWGYSCRMADLAAYVAAQDLKRDQQRLWGVAKGTKPS
- a CDS encoding 4a-hydroxytetrahydrobiopterin dehydratase translates to MLKAKECPVISDEEVVKRLEQELPGWYLEGRWIRRKFNTDGWPTTLMLVNTIAYLAEAAWHHPDLEVTWGKVWVKLRTHAAGGITEKDFTLAKQIEQSVLWRPGESSPLDGTPNKWVRGGSKE
- a CDS encoding phosphoribulokinase, translating into MAKTTPLLLGIGGDSGTGKSTFVGGIYKIFGPEKITNINLDDYHTFDRTQRKIYGLTALHPAANNMALMGKHAWQLKNAEKIIKPVYDHSTGCFAEPEEVEPNQIVIIGGLFPFFTQELRNVFDLKVYLDPDEELKRAWKIHRDAGRRGYSIEQVMKEIEARQEDIRKHIEPQKEYADIIIRFYPPNGTWSPQDDAHLNVRLFLSRTLPKTGLDELLQEAMGRKTRRAVRLVDEDYYGQPFHTLEIDGSISPQTAAGLEQRIWAHLLAPMKVIQDLAPDKLGSFAAGEASGHSDALALVQLISIYYLLQAREARQQAPQEGLAGVAEG
- the glpX gene encoding class II fructose-bisphosphatase, which gives rise to MAELMDRNLALELSRVTEAAALAAARLMGRRDRDGADQAAVDAMRYALSALDIDGTVVIGEGQKGPVPILQVGERVGTGSAPTLDVAVDPIDGVTLLANGRPGAISVAALADRHTLFSTQLAYMDKIVVGPQAAGAININAPVKENLQRIAQAEGREVDDLTVVMLDRPRHERLIKEVKEAGARIKLISEGDVAPGVMAAMEEDTGIDVLMGIGGSPEAVLIACALKCLGGQMQCRFWPRDEQERRILEAEGHDLDRILTVDDLCKGSNVFVAVTGITDGELLRGVRYTGGYARTTSLMMRSVSGGVRWMEARHDLKRLKEIAGTRYEGVKHRQIHH
- the tkt gene encoding transketolase; this encodes MKNVQESLDQLCINTIRTLAMDGVQKANSGHPGLPMGAAAMAYTLWTRALRHNPTHPSWPNRDRFILSPGHGCMLLYCLLHLTGYGLSLDELKQFRQWGSRTPGHSEHGVTPGVETTTGPLGQGFGNGVGMAIAERFLAHHFNRPGYPIVDHYVYAIVSDGDLMEGITSEAASLAGHLGLGKLIYLYDDNRITIDGSTDMAFTENVGQRFEAYGWHVQRVDGNDVKMIDVALSAAQAAHDRPSLIIARTHIAYGSPNKQDTAEAHGSPLGDEEIRLTKEALGWPLEPTFYIPDEALAHFREALQRGRTWEAEWQTGFDAYAAAYPELAEEWNRVMSGQLPEGWVEKIPIFTPAGGSLATREASGKVLNAIAPSLPTLIGGSADLTPSNNTYLKGDGDFQRSSPGGRNLHFGVREHAMGSILNGMALHQGVIPYAGTFLVFSDYMRPAIRVAALSHIHVIYVFTHDSIGLGEDGPTHQPIEHLSSLRAIPNLTVIRPADATETAVAWRAALEHRSGPVALALTRQKLPILDRTKFPSAELLLKGGYILTDADQGHPRVILIATGSEVHLALEAWGRLADEGIPARVVSMPSWELFDRQPEVYRNEVLPPAVTARLAIETGTPHGWHRYVGLLGGVIGMTRFGASAPYQVLMQQFGYTAEHVVSRAMELLA
- a CDS encoding 6-carboxytetrahydropterin synthase, whose translation is MMAAFRIRVNHENLKFSSAHFVLFGNGQCESLHGHNYRAWVELEGSLQPSDYVMDFLAVKPLLKQICEHLDHRVLLPTENEDLRIKQGGAMVEAIYGKKQYGFPAEDVLLLPIHNATAELLARYICGELKAEIRKRYGGEGVVIIRVGVQESFGQEASYEEAF